One Saccharopolyspora erythraea NRRL 2338 genomic region harbors:
- a CDS encoding FAD-dependent monooxygenase → MNDQVLIAGGGPTGLTTALLLAHFGVSCTVVERRSEPSSTPKARAVTLRSMEIFRALGVADEISAAALASERIRLPFTFAATLADARAGHTDQTARRGARAELSPCTTVVCPQDVVEGILLARVLADSRIRFLPGTEVAGARGDDDGVEVRTPGGQVLRGRYLVGADGAHSAVREAFGGPAELDPADPPVANTLVLFEADLGALVAGLGSTIYFLDHGGVRGFLQPAAQPGRWTFNQIHDDADPLARTDPAGAVRTAVGADVAIDVLETADWTMRSAVAPWFGDDRVFLAGDAAHLVSPFSGSGLNLGVQDADNLAWKLAGVLRGQAGARLLDTYEQERRPTAERHVERDRAAVATVRADPGWRRWRTELPARRKDDAALLGDPYRSDAVLLCGRQDAPASPGRRAPHCWLDDGRTSTLDLARHGFALVSPDPAWTAPAAEAAARAGVELAVVPGGADRDRVAAAYGLTDGATLLRPDATVAWRCEHFPVDPLRAVSDALGSVLSAGR, encoded by the coding sequence ATGAACGACCAGGTCCTGATCGCGGGCGGCGGCCCCACCGGCCTCACGACCGCACTGCTGCTAGCCCACTTCGGGGTGTCCTGCACCGTCGTCGAACGCCGGTCGGAGCCGTCGTCCACGCCGAAGGCACGCGCGGTCACGCTGCGGTCGATGGAGATCTTCCGCGCGCTGGGCGTGGCCGACGAGATCAGCGCCGCGGCGCTGGCGTCGGAACGGATCCGGCTGCCCTTCACCTTCGCCGCCACCCTCGCCGACGCCCGTGCCGGGCACACCGACCAGACGGCGCGGCGCGGCGCGCGGGCGGAGCTGAGCCCGTGCACCACGGTCGTGTGTCCGCAGGACGTCGTGGAAGGCATCCTCCTGGCAAGGGTGCTGGCCGACTCCCGCATCCGGTTCCTGCCGGGCACCGAGGTTGCCGGCGCCCGCGGTGACGACGACGGCGTGGAGGTCCGCACGCCCGGTGGGCAGGTGCTGCGAGGCCGCTACCTCGTCGGCGCCGACGGCGCGCACAGCGCCGTGCGGGAGGCGTTCGGCGGTCCGGCCGAGCTCGATCCCGCCGATCCTCCGGTGGCCAACACGCTCGTGCTCTTCGAGGCCGACCTCGGCGCCCTGGTGGCCGGGCTCGGCAGCACGATCTACTTCCTCGACCACGGCGGCGTCCGCGGTTTCCTCCAGCCCGCCGCGCAGCCGGGCCGGTGGACGTTCAACCAGATCCACGACGACGCCGACCCGCTTGCGCGCACCGACCCGGCGGGCGCGGTCCGGACCGCCGTCGGGGCCGATGTCGCGATCGACGTCCTGGAGACCGCCGACTGGACGATGCGCAGCGCGGTGGCGCCGTGGTTCGGCGACGACCGGGTCTTCCTGGCCGGAGACGCCGCGCACCTGGTGTCCCCCTTCAGCGGTTCGGGACTGAACCTGGGCGTGCAGGACGCGGACAACCTGGCGTGGAAGCTGGCCGGCGTGCTGCGCGGTCAGGCCGGGGCCCGGCTGCTCGACACCTACGAGCAGGAGCGGCGGCCCACCGCGGAGCGGCACGTGGAGCGCGACCGCGCGGCGGTGGCGACCGTCCGCGCCGACCCGGGCTGGCGGCGCTGGCGAACCGAGCTGCCCGCCCGGCGCAAGGACGACGCCGCCCTGCTGGGCGATCCGTACCGGTCCGACGCCGTGCTGCTCTGCGGGCGGCAGGACGCGCCCGCGTCCCCGGGGCGGCGTGCCCCGCACTGCTGGCTCGACGACGGCCGGACGTCCACCCTCGACCTCGCCCGGCACGGGTTCGCGCTCGTCAGCCCCGACCCGGCGTGGACCGCGCCCGCGGCGGAGGCAGCTGCGCGCGCCGGTGTCGAGCTGGCGGTCGTGCCCGGCGGCGCCGACCGCGACCGCGTCGCCGCCGCCTACGGCCTGACCGACGGTGCGACGCTGCTGCGGCCGGACGCCACCGTCGCCTGGCGCTGCGAGCACTTCCCGGTCGATCCGCTGCGCGCGGTCTCCGACGCGCTCGGCTCGGTGCTCTCGGCCGGCCGCTGA
- a CDS encoding ABC transporter permease, translated as MSERRGRRLRLSGAAVVGAAVLAGCWPAVAWQQPEILVPSPAETAAALLLLVESGELAAQLWTTLSRAAVGVAIGIAAGALWGLASASRRWIDEAGRPLRGLLLGLPPVIPAVLGTVWLGDAGAVAVLVVVVVTVPTAKVTVAEAARAIDADLLEMARVYRLPPAARLRHLQLPALVPALRSAASLCGAGGLRVAIMAELLVAPDGVGAAVAQARGNLATAEVFAWALVAVAAALVTDWLVARPARRGAASRAAEPVGAR; from the coding sequence GTGTCTGAGCGTCGCGGGCGCCGCCTGCGCCTCAGCGGCGCCGCCGTGGTGGGCGCGGCGGTGCTGGCCGGTTGCTGGCCGGCCGTCGCGTGGCAGCAGCCGGAGATCCTGGTGCCGTCGCCGGCGGAGACCGCCGCCGCCCTGCTCTTGCTCGTGGAGAGCGGCGAGCTCGCGGCGCAGCTCTGGACCACGCTGAGCCGGGCCGCGGTGGGCGTGGCGATCGGCATCGCGGCGGGTGCGCTGTGGGGCCTGGCCAGCGCCTCGCGCCGCTGGATCGACGAGGCCGGGCGGCCGCTTCGCGGGCTGCTGCTCGGCCTGCCGCCGGTGATCCCCGCCGTGCTGGGCACGGTGTGGCTCGGCGACGCGGGCGCGGTGGCCGTTCTCGTGGTGGTCGTCGTGACGGTGCCGACCGCGAAGGTGACCGTGGCCGAGGCGGCCCGCGCGATCGACGCCGACCTGCTGGAGATGGCCCGGGTCTACCGGCTGCCTCCGGCCGCGCGGCTGCGGCACCTGCAACTGCCCGCGCTGGTCCCCGCCCTGCGCTCGGCGGCGTCGCTGTGCGGGGCAGGCGGACTGCGCGTGGCGATCATGGCCGAGCTGCTGGTCGCACCGGACGGCGTGGGCGCGGCCGTCGCGCAGGCGCGCGGGAACCTGGCCACCGCCGAGGTCTTCGCGTGGGCGCTGGTCGCGGTCGCCGCCGCGCTGGTCACCGACTGGCTCGTCGCCCGTCCCGCTCGCCGCGGCGCCGCATCCCGCGCCGCAGAACCCGTTGGAGCCCGATGA
- a CDS encoding ABC transporter substrate-binding protein: MKRRTFMRTAALSPLPAVLGACASGARPQADALRIVSVANVVAEAALTGLRTGRAALPGVGSVRISRARTPDELRAGLVGGQVDVAVLPSTAAANLAAKGVDVRVLGVLDQALLAGIGRTGAGTAPWEALRGATVDVAFRGDVTDVLTRLLARAGGLRPDVDVRFRYHAQLPEAVAEFAVGEADFAVLPEPSASLALLRAAEAGRPGTRFLDPAAEWRAATGSTSLPLMAVAVRGDLAARRPEVIRALQDHLRAATANAAASAEAVAAELQLPPQVVSELLGRGGTGFRTGVQARADLDVLYQRLLAHAPETIGGRLPGDGFGV, encoded by the coding sequence GTGAAACGTCGGACGTTCATGCGCACCGCGGCGCTGTCCCCGCTGCCCGCCGTGCTCGGCGCCTGCGCGAGCGGCGCGCGGCCGCAGGCGGACGCACTGCGAATCGTCAGCGTCGCCAACGTCGTCGCCGAGGCCGCGTTGACCGGCCTCCGGACGGGTCGCGCGGCACTGCCCGGTGTCGGCTCGGTGCGGATCAGCCGGGCCAGGACGCCCGACGAGCTGCGGGCAGGTTTGGTCGGCGGTCAGGTCGACGTCGCGGTGCTGCCCTCGACGGCGGCGGCGAACCTGGCCGCCAAGGGCGTCGACGTGCGGGTGCTCGGGGTGCTGGACCAGGCGTTGCTGGCCGGGATCGGCCGCACCGGGGCGGGGACCGCACCGTGGGAGGCGCTGCGCGGCGCGACCGTCGACGTCGCGTTCCGCGGCGACGTCACCGACGTGCTGACGCGGCTGCTCGCCCGAGCGGGCGGCCTGCGCCCGGACGTGGACGTGCGGTTCCGCTACCACGCGCAGCTCCCGGAGGCGGTCGCCGAGTTCGCGGTGGGCGAGGCGGACTTCGCGGTGCTGCCCGAGCCCTCGGCCTCGCTGGCGCTGCTGCGCGCCGCCGAGGCCGGCAGGCCGGGCACCAGGTTCCTCGACCCGGCCGCCGAGTGGCGCGCGGCCACCGGGAGCACGTCGCTGCCGCTGATGGCGGTCGCCGTTCGCGGCGACCTCGCGGCGCGGCGCCCCGAGGTGATTCGCGCGCTCCAGGACCACCTGCGCGCGGCGACCGCGAACGCCGCGGCCTCGGCCGAGGCGGTGGCCGCCGAACTCCAGCTACCGCCGCAGGTGGTGTCCGAGCTGCTCGGCCGCGGCGGTACCGGCTTCCGCACGGGTGTGCAGGCGCGGGCCGACCTCGACGTCCTCTACCAGCGGCTCCTGGCGCACGCGCCGGAGACGATCGGTGGCCGGTTGCCCGGGGACGGTTTCGGTGTCTGA
- a CDS encoding ATP-binding cassette domain-containing protein yields the protein MPAREGSPKQQDAETVLSLERVSVERGGRAVLSEVTAEVRGGEVLAVFGPSGAGKTSLLRVVAGLLAPSGGSVRTPPGRLGYAFAEHRLLPWRTVLQNVLIPLGRREGRTARERALSLLDEFGVGGTADRRPAELSGGMRQRVALVRALVVRPALLLADEPLSAVDRQARRSAAAAARRHLGGAAALWVTHDPEEAAAVAERALLIGTGGRARLVPTSRLGSA from the coding sequence GTGCCAGCAAGGGAAGGCTCGCCTAAACAACAGGATGCCGAAACCGTTCTGTCGCTGGAGCGGGTTTCGGTCGAGCGCGGCGGCCGGGCCGTGCTGAGCGAGGTCACCGCCGAGGTCCGCGGGGGCGAGGTCCTCGCGGTCTTCGGCCCCTCCGGCGCGGGCAAGACCTCGCTGCTGCGGGTGGTGGCGGGGTTGCTCGCCCCGTCCGGCGGCTCGGTGCGGACCCCGCCGGGACGCCTCGGCTACGCCTTCGCCGAGCACCGGCTGCTGCCCTGGCGCACCGTCCTGCAGAACGTGCTGATCCCGCTGGGCCGCCGCGAAGGCCGGACCGCGCGCGAACGCGCTCTGAGCCTGCTCGACGAGTTCGGTGTCGGCGGCACCGCCGACCGGCGCCCGGCCGAGCTCTCCGGAGGGATGCGCCAGCGGGTGGCGCTGGTGCGCGCGCTGGTGGTCCGGCCCGCGCTGCTGCTGGCGGACGAACCGCTTTCGGCGGTCGACCGCCAGGCACGCCGATCGGCCGCTGCGGCCGCACGCAGACACCTCGGCGGCGCCGCCGCCCTGTGGGTCACCCACGACCCGGAAGAAGCCGCCGCCGTGGCCGAGCGCGCACTGCTCATCGGCACCGGCGGGCGGGCACGACTCGTGCCGACCAGCCGGCTCGGCTCGGCCTGA
- a CDS encoding class I SAM-dependent methyltransferase gives MADIEEHTRRLAAESLSSDDPTGWFERLYAQAERGETAVPWDRGAPHQLLAEWSAGLRGEGRRALVVGCGYGADAEHLAGLGFRTDAFDVSATAVDGARRRFPGSPVHYAVADLLEPPGERAGAYDLVVESLTVQSLPDTLRGQAIAAVRRFVAPGGTLLVIASARGEGPVEGPPWPLTRAEVESFSGEDLQAARIEAIPAEADPAVVRWRAEFRRSDRPASSTS, from the coding sequence ATGGCCGACATCGAGGAACACACGCGCAGGCTCGCGGCCGAGTCGCTTTCCAGTGACGATCCGACGGGATGGTTCGAACGCCTCTACGCGCAGGCGGAGCGCGGAGAGACCGCCGTGCCGTGGGACCGCGGAGCTCCGCACCAGCTGCTCGCCGAGTGGTCCGCCGGACTGCGCGGCGAGGGCAGGCGCGCGCTCGTCGTCGGCTGCGGGTACGGCGCGGACGCCGAACACCTCGCGGGCCTCGGTTTCCGCACCGACGCCTTCGACGTCTCGGCCACGGCCGTCGACGGCGCCAGGCGGCGCTTCCCCGGCTCGCCGGTCCACTACGCCGTCGCCGACCTGCTGGAACCGCCCGGCGAACGGGCGGGCGCGTACGACCTGGTCGTGGAAAGCCTGACCGTCCAGTCGCTGCCGGACACCCTGCGCGGCCAGGCGATCGCGGCGGTCCGGCGGTTCGTCGCGCCGGGCGGGACCCTGCTGGTCATCGCATCGGCGCGGGGCGAAGGTCCGGTCGAGGGGCCGCCGTGGCCGCTCACCCGCGCCGAGGTCGAGTCGTTCTCCGGGGAAGACCTCCAGGCGGCGCGGATCGAGGCGATCCCAGCCGAAGCGGACCCCGCCGTCGTCCGCTGGCGCGCCGAGTTCCGGCGTTCCGACCGGCCGGCCTCGAGCACCTCGTAG